The genomic interval TGAGAAGTCCTCTAAATGGATTAAATTTGCCCGAAGGTATTTATTTAATAAAATACCAGGTTCTTGACTGCTCAAGCAAAATAGATAAAATATTTGCTCCATGATTAGTAAAATATTTCAACTTGTGTTTTACATTGCAATCTTTCAGCTTAGCATAAATGCACAACGTCAGAACATGAATTGGGTGATTGGCTATAACAACATTTCAGAGCCATCAATATATGGAAGAGTACTTTTAAATTTTACTCAAGATACACTTTCGATCATACCAACTCAAGGAGGCCATCGATTTTATATGGGCTTTGAAAATGCATCCTATTCTAATAAATTTGGAAATCTTCTATTTTATTTTGATGGCTTTAACTTAGGAAACAAAGAACATAAAATCATTGATAATGGTGATACTTTGAATCCAGGAACGTATTGGGATGACTATCAAGGAGCATTTTATCCCATAGCAAATGCATCTTGCTTTTTGACTATAGAAGGAAACCAGGATTTAATTTATTTAATTCATAAAAGGAAGATTTGGGATAGTAATTTAAATCTTTTCTATTCAGATAAATTATATTATACATTAATAGCTACAAAAGAAAATGGTGGCTTGGGTAAAGTGTTAACTAAAAATCAAGTTATTCTTGAAGGTAATTTTGTGCCAAGCCAGATGGCAGTTTGTAAACACGCCAATGGAAAATTTTGGTGGATCATTAATCACGATTATTGGAATTCTATCTATTATAAAGTCTTGTTAACAGATACTGGATTTGTAAAATTTACTCCACAAGCAATTGGTGTTTCTTTAATTGATAGAACTGATAATGGAAATTTAATTATTTCTTATGATGGTAAAAAGCTAGTAAGAACATCCCTTAAAGATCACTTGCAAATTATGGATTTCGATAGATGTACAGGAGAGATAAGCAACTTTAATCAATATTCAATACCAGACTTAGATTCGTTTAGAACGATTAACAGTTGTTTCTCTCCAAATAGTAAATACTTGTATGTTATATCAACTACAAATATTTACCAATATGACTTGGAATCAAATGATATTGAGCATTCATTCATTCAAGTAGCAAAATGGGATGGATTTATTTATGATAAATATTTTTCTACAGCTTACTACGATATTCAAAATGCACCAGATAATAAAATGTATGTTAGTTGTATATCCGGTAATATTTATTTACATGCAATTAATAAGCCAAATGAGCGTGGATTAGACTGTGATTTTCAGCATCGAGCTATAGAATTACCGGTTTATAATGGGATTGGACTGCCTAACTTCGCCAATTTTGATCTTGGAGTCGAGCAGGGAAGTATTTGTGATAGTCTGACTGCAACAAATGATTTTAATTCGAAACTGCCCTTCAAGATTTATCCAAATCCCTCGGATGGAATATTGCAAATTGTAAATCAAAATTTTAACAATAATAAATCGTTAGAGGTTCATCTAATAGATATTTCCGGAAATATAGTTTTTAAAAAGAGTCTATTGCAATATAAAAAACAATGGAACTTTGAATTAAATTTCTTAAATCGTGGTTTATATTTTGTTCAACTTTACAGAGATCATAAGTTAGTCCAATCTACTAAGTGGGTATTAAATTGAGGACATTTATATTGAAAGCGTTGAAGCACTAAACTGTCTACTCGGCTTCCCATCAATCAACAGCTTTAAATAAATCTTGTAATTCGCAAGATTAATAAAATCCTCCACATCAAATTCAGGATACATTTTGATTAGCTTAATTTATCGCAATTCACACTGTTCCATCACTTGCAGCACTGTCGTGCTCCATCCGCCTATTGGCGGAAACGTTCTGTCATACATAACATCTTCTGTTCCAATGCGGAATGAAATAACAGTTCCGGCATTACCAAGTACAGCACTTTTAATAT from Saprospiraceae bacterium carries:
- a CDS encoding T9SS type A sorting domain-containing protein yields the protein MISKIFQLVFYIAIFQLSINAQRQNMNWVIGYNNISEPSIYGRVLLNFTQDTLSIIPTQGGHRFYMGFENASYSNKFGNLLFYFDGFNLGNKEHKIIDNGDTLNPGTYWDDYQGAFYPIANASCFLTIEGNQDLIYLIHKRKIWDSNLNLFYSDKLYYTLIATKENGGLGKVLTKNQVILEGNFVPSQMAVCKHANGKFWWIINHDYWNSIYYKVLLTDTGFVKFTPQAIGVSLIDRTDNGNLIISYDGKKLVRTSLKDHLQIMDFDRCTGEISNFNQYSIPDLDSFRTINSCFSPNSKYLYVISTTNIYQYDLESNDIEHSFIQVAKWDGFIYDKYFSTAYYDIQNAPDNKMYVSCISGNIYLHAINKPNERGLDCDFQHRAIELPVYNGIGLPNFANFDLGVEQGSICDSLTATNDFNSKLPFKIYPNPSDGILQIVNQNFNNNKSLEVHLIDISGNIVFKKSLLQYKKQWNFELNFLNRGLYFVQLYRDHKLVQSTKWVLN